A genomic stretch from Nocardia wallacei includes:
- a CDS encoding styrene monooxygenase/indole monooxygenase family protein produces MRRIRILGAGECGLPLAHRLLAGGAEVTVVTDRDSEAILSGSVTSTQVKFPPTLDLESAVGLDCWRSTAPQIAGIRFTMVADRAVAVQWSGRFTRPARSVDQRTVFGRWLRAFADAGGQLVIAAPAVAEIDRDTADYDLTVVTRANRELAACFPADPAWDVPPRPQRQLAAFYLDGVVPDPDELGTYVALPGTGEVISYPGLTGRPGAERRCEMVLFEARPRSELDVFGGVGDPGERLRLARRLLDRYLPPALADRYRDAELTDAGATLVGAVTPVVRRPVGTLPSGAAVLGGGDVVCRMDPGGAQGANSAVQCGFRYGEAILRHGDGPFDRDWMNAAAEPWLTEIAYPAARWTTTVLDPPAPMQDLMLAAAHDSRLADIFADTFARPANLTTLAAGT; encoded by the coding sequence ATGAGGCGTATACGGATACTGGGTGCCGGTGAGTGCGGATTGCCGTTGGCGCATCGGTTGCTGGCCGGTGGCGCGGAGGTCACCGTCGTCACCGACCGCGACAGCGAGGCGATCCTGTCCGGGTCGGTCACCAGCACACAGGTCAAGTTTCCGCCGACGCTGGACCTGGAATCGGCTGTGGGACTGGACTGCTGGCGATCCACCGCGCCGCAGATCGCGGGCATCCGATTCACCATGGTGGCCGACCGCGCGGTGGCGGTGCAGTGGTCGGGGCGATTCACCCGACCGGCGCGCAGCGTCGACCAGCGTACGGTCTTCGGCCGCTGGTTGCGGGCGTTCGCGGATGCCGGTGGGCAGCTGGTGATCGCCGCACCGGCCGTCGCCGAGATCGACCGTGACACAGCCGATTACGATCTCACGGTGGTCACCCGCGCGAATCGCGAGCTGGCCGCCTGTTTCCCGGCGGACCCGGCCTGGGACGTACCGCCGCGTCCGCAGCGGCAGCTGGCGGCGTTCTATCTCGACGGCGTCGTGCCCGACCCGGACGAGCTGGGCACGTATGTGGCGCTGCCCGGGACGGGCGAGGTGATCTCCTACCCCGGCCTGACCGGACGACCCGGTGCCGAACGTCGTTGCGAGATGGTGCTTTTCGAGGCGAGGCCCCGCAGTGAACTCGATGTGTTCGGCGGAGTCGGCGATCCCGGCGAGCGGCTGCGGCTGGCCCGGCGGCTGCTGGACCGGTACCTGCCACCCGCCCTCGCGGACCGGTACCGCGACGCCGAACTGACCGACGCCGGGGCCACACTGGTCGGCGCGGTCACTCCCGTGGTGCGCCGCCCGGTGGGAACGCTGCCGTCGGGCGCCGCCGTGCTGGGCGGCGGTGACGTCGTGTGCCGCATGGACCCGGGCGGCGCCCAGGGCGCCAACAGCGCCGTGCAGTGCGGCTTCCGGTACGGCGAGGCGATCCTGCGGCACGGCGACGGCCCCTTCGACCGGGACTGGATGAACGCGGCGGCCGAGCCGTGGCTCACCGAAATCGCCTACCCCGCCGCGCGCTGGACGACGACCGTGCTCGACCCGCCCGCCCCGATGCAGGATCTGATGCTGGCGGCGGCCCACGATTCCCGGCTGGCCGACATCTTCGCCGACACCTTCGCCCGCCCGGCGAACCTGACCACGCTGGCGGCCGGCACCTGA